One genomic segment of Bradyrhizobium diazoefficiens includes these proteins:
- a CDS encoding ABC transporter permease produces MSSITTRDARGFSVAEYMTCLTGIVWREGLRFLHQRERFVSALVRPLVWLFIFAAGFRQVLGISIIPPYETYILYEVYIAPGLIAMIQLFNGMQSSLSMVYDREMGNMRTLLVSPLPRGFLLFCKLLAGTAVSLLQVYAFLLIAWFWDITPPPSGYLTVLPALILSGLMLGSLGMLISSGIKQLENFAGVMNFVIFPMFFASSALYPLWRVQEGSPYLYYVCEANPFTHAVELIRFALYGQINWISLAVVAGCTIVFMIGAIVAYDPSRGLARRGPAGGEG; encoded by the coding sequence ATGAGCAGCATCACGACACGCGATGCGCGCGGCTTCTCGGTCGCCGAGTACATGACCTGCCTCACCGGCATCGTCTGGCGCGAGGGCCTGCGCTTCCTGCACCAGCGCGAGCGCTTCGTTTCGGCATTGGTGCGGCCGCTGGTGTGGCTGTTCATCTTTGCCGCCGGTTTCCGCCAGGTGCTCGGCATCTCCATCATCCCGCCCTACGAGACCTACATCCTCTACGAGGTCTATATCGCGCCCGGGCTGATCGCGATGATCCAGCTGTTCAACGGCATGCAATCTTCGCTGTCGATGGTCTACGACCGCGAGATGGGCAATATGCGCACGCTGCTGGTGAGCCCGCTGCCGCGGGGCTTCCTGTTGTTCTGCAAGCTGCTCGCGGGTACCGCGGTGTCGCTGCTCCAGGTCTATGCATTCTTGCTGATCGCCTGGTTCTGGGACATCACCCCGCCGCCGTCGGGCTATCTCACCGTGCTGCCGGCGCTCATTCTGTCCGGCTTGATGCTGGGCTCGCTCGGCATGCTGATCTCGTCCGGCATCAAGCAGCTGGAGAACTTTGCCGGCGTGATGAATTTTGTCATTTTCCCGATGTTCTTCGCCTCCTCCGCGCTCTACCCGTTGTGGCGCGTGCAGGAGGGAAGCCCTTATCTCTACTATGTCTGTGAGGCCAATCCGTTCACCCATGCGGTCGAGCTGATACGTTTTGCACTCTACGGGCAAATCAACTGGATCTCGCTGGCGGTGGTCGCCGGCTGCACAATCGTCTTCATGATCGGCGCGATTGTGGCCTATGATCCCTCGCGCGGGCTGGCGCGGCGCGGGCCGGCAGGAGGCGAAGGATGA
- a CDS encoding ABC transporter ATP-binding protein yields MTSPAPIADPRETPKPDPAAEPALSIGGINHSYGPRRALIDVSFNVQPASFMALLGLNGAGKSTLFSLITRLFGIQTGRVGIFGHDISKSPGEALRLLGVVFQPRTLDLDLSLTQNLLYHAALHGISRREAAARSAELLGRIGLSDRAASKVRDLSGGQMRRLEIARALLHRPRLLLLDEPTVGLDVKARADIINHVRQLVTEQGIGVLWATHLFDEIMLGDDLVVLHQGKVLAQGPMSRVIAEAGAQDVNSAFMRLTGGQTMPGGGT; encoded by the coding sequence ATGACCAGCCCAGCTCCAATCGCCGATCCGCGCGAGACGCCGAAGCCAGATCCGGCGGCGGAGCCGGCGCTATCGATCGGCGGTATCAATCATTCTTACGGTCCGCGCCGGGCGCTGATCGATGTGTCCTTCAACGTGCAGCCCGCGAGTTTTATGGCGCTGCTCGGGCTCAACGGCGCCGGCAAGAGCACGCTGTTCTCGCTCATCACGCGCCTGTTCGGGATCCAGACCGGCCGCGTCGGCATCTTCGGGCACGACATCAGCAAGAGTCCGGGCGAGGCGCTGCGGCTGCTCGGCGTCGTGTTCCAGCCGCGTACGCTCGATCTCGACCTGTCGCTGACGCAGAACCTGCTCTATCACGCCGCCCTGCACGGCATCAGCCGGCGCGAGGCCGCCGCGCGCAGCGCCGAGCTGCTCGGCCGCATCGGACTTTCCGATCGCGCAGCAAGCAAGGTGCGCGATCTCTCCGGCGGACAGATGCGGCGGCTGGAGATCGCGCGGGCGCTGCTGCACCGGCCGCGGCTTCTGCTGCTCGACGAGCCGACCGTCGGCTTGGACGTCAAGGCGCGCGCCGACATCATCAACCATGTCCGCCAGCTCGTCACCGAGCAAGGCATCGGCGTGCTCTGGGCGACGCACCTGTTCGACGAAATCATGCTAGGTGACGACCTCGTGGTGCTGCACCAGGGCAAGGTGCTGGCGCAGGGGCCGATGAGCCGCGTCATCGCGGAGGCCGGCGCGCAGGACGTCAACAGCGCCTTCATGCGCCTGACTGGTGGGCAGACCATGCCTGGAGGCGGCACATGA
- a CDS encoding YVTN family beta-propeller repeat protein, protein MLRLWRVGLLSAFALVATPAHAFIAYVSNEKSNTVSVIDTDSWTVTKTIKVGQRPRGIEFTRDGKFVMVAVGDDDTIQVIDAKTQAVVDTLPSGPDPELFAQDAAGKILYVANENDNTVTVIDLEKRARLGDIQVGVEPEGMTISPDGKILINTSETTNMAHFIDTSSRQIVANVLVDARPRFAEFKHNSSELWVSSEIGGTVSVIDPGKHELIGKITFEIPGLRKEAIQPVGIGMTRDDKTAFVALGPANRVAVVDTATRKVTKYLLVGQRVWHMAFTPDEKYLLTTNGVSNDVSVIDVAAQKVIKTIQVGELPWGITIAP, encoded by the coding sequence ATATTGCGGTTATGGCGTGTGGGGCTCTTGTCCGCCTTCGCGCTCGTCGCAACGCCCGCACACGCCTTCATCGCCTACGTGTCGAACGAAAAGAGCAACACGGTGTCGGTGATCGACACCGACAGCTGGACGGTGACCAAGACCATCAAGGTCGGCCAGCGGCCGCGCGGCATCGAGTTCACGCGCGACGGCAAGTTCGTGATGGTCGCGGTCGGCGACGACGACACCATCCAGGTGATAGACGCCAAGACGCAAGCCGTGGTCGACACCCTGCCCTCCGGGCCCGATCCGGAATTGTTCGCCCAGGATGCCGCCGGAAAGATCCTCTATGTCGCCAACGAGAACGACAACACGGTGACCGTGATCGACCTCGAGAAGCGCGCGCGCCTCGGCGACATCCAGGTCGGCGTGGAGCCCGAGGGCATGACCATCAGCCCCGACGGCAAGATTCTGATCAACACGTCGGAAACGACCAACATGGCGCATTTCATCGACACGTCGTCGCGCCAGATCGTCGCGAACGTGCTGGTCGACGCGCGGCCGCGCTTTGCCGAGTTCAAGCACAACTCATCCGAATTGTGGGTGTCCTCGGAGATCGGCGGCACGGTCTCGGTGATCGATCCCGGAAAGCATGAGCTGATCGGCAAGATCACGTTTGAGATCCCGGGCTTGCGGAAAGAGGCGATCCAGCCGGTCGGCATCGGCATGACCAGGGACGACAAGACCGCCTTCGTCGCGCTCGGCCCCGCCAACCGGGTCGCCGTGGTCGATACCGCCACGCGCAAGGTGACGAAATATCTTCTGGTCGGACAACGCGTCTGGCACATGGCGTTCACACCTGATGAAAAATACCTGCTCACCACCAACGGCGTGTCCAACGACGTTTCCGTCATCGACGTCGCCGCGCAAAAGGTGATCAAGACCATTCAGGTGGGCGAGCTGCCCTGGGGCATCACGATCGCACCATGA
- a CDS encoding ABC transporter substrate-binding protein — translation MIRWLVGLIGWSLAATSVLAAEPAQIGVGYLGVAVTRSTLSLVEQPAENDGVAGARLAIEDNNTTGKFLNQRFTLEERRIREGDDVVQAATDLAARNGFIIADLPADALLKVSDALRDRGTLLFNAGAIDERLREADCRANVIHTAPTRAMLADALGQYLVWKQWKRWLLVTGSHDEDKLFADALRRAATRFGAKIVQERTFEDKGGARRTDSGVTLIQRQMPVFTQQAPAYDVLVAADESEVFGAYLPYRTWDPRPVAGSAGLVPRSWDAAQDQWGAIQMQNRFMKLNSRRMTALDMQAWTAVRMIGEATSRTNSSDVKKVTDFIKGPDFSVAAFKGTKLTLRDWNLQLRQPILLVDGRMVVSVSPQEGFLHQVSELDTLGYDRPESKCKLK, via the coding sequence ATGATCCGATGGTTGGTCGGCCTGATCGGCTGGAGTCTTGCCGCGACGAGCGTGCTCGCGGCCGAGCCTGCCCAGATCGGCGTCGGCTATCTCGGCGTCGCTGTTACCCGATCGACGCTGTCGCTGGTCGAGCAGCCCGCCGAGAATGACGGCGTCGCCGGGGCGCGTCTCGCCATCGAGGACAACAACACCACCGGGAAATTCCTCAACCAGCGATTTACGCTGGAAGAGCGGCGTATCAGGGAAGGCGATGACGTGGTACAGGCCGCGACCGACCTCGCCGCGCGCAATGGTTTTATCATTGCCGATCTTCCGGCCGATGCGCTGCTGAAGGTTTCGGACGCTTTGCGCGATCGCGGCACGCTGCTGTTCAATGCGGGGGCGATCGACGAGCGGCTGCGCGAGGCCGATTGCCGCGCCAATGTCATCCACACCGCGCCGACGCGCGCGATGCTGGCGGACGCCCTCGGCCAGTACCTGGTCTGGAAGCAGTGGAAACGCTGGCTGCTGGTGACAGGCTCGCATGACGAGGACAAGCTGTTCGCCGATGCGCTCCGCCGCGCCGCCACGCGGTTCGGCGCCAAGATCGTGCAGGAGCGCACCTTCGAAGACAAGGGCGGCGCGCGGCGCACCGATAGCGGCGTGACGCTGATCCAGCGCCAGATGCCGGTGTTCACACAGCAGGCGCCCGCGTACGACGTGCTGGTCGCCGCCGACGAGAGCGAGGTGTTCGGCGCCTATTTGCCCTATCGCACCTGGGATCCCCGCCCCGTCGCAGGCTCGGCGGGCCTCGTGCCGCGCAGCTGGGACGCAGCGCAGGACCAGTGGGGCGCGATCCAGATGCAGAACCGGTTCATGAAGCTGAATTCGCGGCGCATGACCGCGCTCGACATGCAGGCCTGGACCGCGGTGCGCATGATTGGGGAGGCCACCTCGCGCACCAATTCGAGCGACGTCAAGAAGGTCACGGACTTCATCAAGGGACCGGATTTCTCGGTCGCCGCCTTCAAAGGCACGAAGCTGACGCTGCGCGACTGGAACCTGCAGCTCCGCCAGCCGATCCTGCTGGTCGACGGCCGCATGGTGGTGTCGGTGTCGCCGCAGGAAGGTTTCCTGCACCAGGTCTCCGAGCTCGACACGCTCGGCTATGATCGCCCGGAGAGCAAATGCAAGCTGAAATGA
- a CDS encoding DUF3280 domain-containing protein, with product MTDLSGHATPHFVRARTGITIMRALICFASLLLTTSGAFADPPKLAVFDFELIDTSLPGEFYGSKPEEARLLRISEQLRKELAESGKFQLLDIAPVRDAARHANLQACGGCDLKLAGELGADIEITGMVQKVSNLIINLNIYLRDVKTGNMIAAASADMRGNTDESWSRTMSYLIRNRLLAPNFGKP from the coding sequence ATGACCGATTTGTCAGGCCATGCAACCCCGCATTTCGTCCGTGCGCGGACTGGAATCACGATCATGCGAGCGCTGATATGTTTCGCATCTTTGCTGTTGACGACCTCAGGCGCGTTCGCCGATCCGCCGAAGCTCGCCGTGTTCGATTTCGAGTTGATCGACACCAGCCTGCCCGGCGAGTTCTACGGCTCCAAACCCGAGGAGGCGCGGCTGCTGCGCATCAGCGAGCAGCTGCGCAAGGAACTGGCTGAGTCAGGCAAGTTCCAGCTGCTCGATATCGCGCCGGTCAGGGATGCCGCCCGTCACGCCAACTTGCAAGCCTGCGGCGGCTGCGACCTCAAGCTTGCGGGGGAGCTCGGCGCCGATATCGAGATCACCGGCATGGTGCAGAAGGTCTCGAACCTTATCATCAATCTGAACATCTATCTGCGCGACGTGAAGACCGGCAACATGATCGCCGCCGCCAGCGCCGACATGCGCGGCAACACGGATGAATCCTGGTCGCGCACGATGAGCTACCTGATCCGCAACCGCCTGTTGGCGCCGAATTTCGGCAAGCCGTGA
- the fghA gene encoding S-formylglutathione hydrolase — translation MTIQTVSTNKSYGGVQGVYRHASQATGTDMVFSVYVPPHVDGAKLPVVWYLSGLTCTHANVTEKGEFRKACAELGLIFVAPDTSPRGPDVPGDANNAYDFGLGAGFYVDATQEPFSRNYRMWSYVTDELPKLVAENFPVDPKRQSVMGHSMGGHGALTVALRNPHRFRAASAFAPIVAPSQVPWGIKALTGYLGPNKDNWRSHDTVALIADGAKFSGFLVDVGEADNFLNEQLKPELLEAACAKASIPLTLRRQAGYDHSYYFISTFMGDHLHWHAERLKG, via the coding sequence ATGACGATCCAGACTGTCTCGACCAACAAATCCTACGGCGGCGTGCAGGGCGTGTATCGCCATGCGAGCCAGGCGACCGGAACCGACATGGTGTTCTCGGTCTATGTTCCCCCGCATGTCGACGGCGCCAAGCTTCCCGTGGTCTGGTATCTCTCCGGCCTCACCTGCACACATGCCAACGTCACGGAGAAGGGCGAATTCCGCAAGGCCTGCGCCGAGCTCGGCCTGATCTTCGTTGCCCCCGACACCTCACCGCGCGGGCCCGACGTGCCGGGCGATGCCAACAACGCCTATGATTTCGGCTTGGGAGCCGGTTTCTATGTCGATGCGACGCAAGAGCCGTTTTCGCGCAACTATCGCATGTGGAGCTACGTCACCGACGAGCTGCCAAAACTGGTCGCCGAGAATTTTCCCGTCGATCCCAAGCGGCAATCGGTGATGGGCCACTCCATGGGCGGCCACGGCGCGCTGACGGTGGCGCTGCGCAACCCGCACCGTTTTCGTGCCGCGAGCGCATTCGCGCCGATCGTGGCGCCCTCGCAGGTGCCCTGGGGCATCAAGGCACTGACTGGCTATCTCGGGCCAAACAAGGACAATTGGCGCAGTCACGACACGGTGGCGCTGATCGCGGACGGCGCAAAATTTTCCGGCTTCCTGGTTGATGTCGGCGAGGCCGATAATTTCCTGAACGAGCAGCTCAAGCCGGAGTTGCTGGAGGCGGCCTGCGCCAAGGCCAGCATCCCGCTGACGCTGCGGCGGCAGGCGGGCTATGACCACAGCTATTATTTCATCTCGACCTTCATGGGCGACCATCTGCACTGGCATGCGGAGAGACTGAAGGGGTGA
- a CDS encoding response regulator produces the protein MRILIVDDHPIVASGCRAVLADEGEIEILEAADAEDGESVFIVERPDLSIIDINLPTVSGFELARRILERAPEARIVMFSMNDDPAFAARAIECGAKGYVSKTGDPNDLIEAIRAVGSGGTYLPTAIARSIAFAGPTLAQSPLSKLNAREMEILRLLSAGKSLSEIAWLVQSSYKTVANTSSIMRQKLGVKTSVELVRLAIDSGVA, from the coding sequence ATGCGGATTCTGATCGTCGATGATCATCCCATCGTCGCCTCCGGCTGCCGTGCCGTGCTGGCCGACGAAGGCGAGATCGAAATCCTGGAGGCTGCCGACGCCGAGGACGGCGAATCCGTCTTCATCGTCGAGCGCCCCGACCTCTCGATCATCGACATCAACCTGCCGACCGTCTCCGGCTTCGAGCTGGCACGTCGCATCCTCGAACGTGCGCCCGAGGCGCGCATTGTCATGTTCAGCATGAATGACGATCCGGCCTTCGCCGCGCGCGCGATCGAATGCGGCGCCAAGGGCTACGTTTCCAAGACCGGCGACCCCAACGACCTCATCGAGGCGATCCGCGCCGTCGGAAGCGGCGGCACTTATTTGCCGACAGCGATCGCGCGTAGCATCGCTTTCGCAGGACCGACGCTGGCGCAGAGCCCGCTGTCGAAGCTGAACGCGCGCGAGATGGAGATTTTGCGGCTGCTCAGCGCAGGAAAGAGCCTGTCCGAGATCGCCTGGCTGGTGCAGTCGTCCTACAAGACGGTCGCCAACACCTCGTCCATCATGCGCCAGAAGCTCGGGGTGAAGACCTCTGTCGAGCTTGTCAGGCTGGCGATCGACAGCGGCGTCGCCTGA
- a CDS encoding histidine kinase, protein MWQNLSLRARINLLLALLLALGLAVNIGRQVAEAGPRVQAEDQSVIRLAREFIEMIVADLSEAPDPDARLDQIARDLSRLRHVSIALKDSGGNPLTPPRVETEDTRGPPAWFVSLVHPEQTAVSVPVSIHGKPGSLLITSHPDDEIAEIWDGIVTQLEVGSALALALFFLMMNVVGRALTPLQSLADVMAELEGGRYEARVAPGGAPELAAICTKLNHLAATLGEAVEDKRRLAERAVSLQDIERKEIARELHDEFGPYLFSLRAHASALAKQADGREPSAEAVRKHGSAMMEQINALQQFNRRVLERLRPVGLAELGLRQALESLSRLWRESHPDVRIETTISPALGPTGETADLTIYRIVQEALTNVFRHAGATAVNVVIEPVEQTGGRCCARVRVSDNGRGMEPGQKLGFGLVGMRERILALGGTLNVVSGDGGLTVEALVPTAAS, encoded by the coding sequence ATGTGGCAAAATCTATCCTTGCGCGCGCGCATCAACCTGTTGCTGGCACTTTTGCTGGCGCTGGGGCTCGCGGTCAATATCGGCCGGCAGGTCGCGGAGGCAGGCCCCCGCGTGCAGGCCGAGGATCAGAGCGTAATCCGCCTTGCGCGCGAGTTCATCGAGATGATCGTCGCGGATCTCAGCGAGGCGCCCGATCCGGATGCGAGGCTGGACCAGATCGCCCGCGATCTCAGCCGGCTGCGGCACGTCAGCATCGCCCTCAAGGACTCCGGCGGGAACCCGCTGACGCCGCCGCGGGTGGAGACCGAGGATACGCGCGGGCCGCCCGCCTGGTTCGTCAGCCTGGTTCATCCCGAGCAGACCGCGGTCAGCGTGCCGGTCTCGATCCATGGCAAGCCGGGTTCGCTCCTGATCACCTCGCATCCCGACGACGAGATCGCCGAGATCTGGGACGGCATCGTGACCCAGCTCGAGGTCGGCTCGGCGCTCGCGCTCGCGCTGTTTTTCTTGATGATGAATGTGGTCGGCCGCGCGCTCACCCCGCTGCAATCCCTTGCGGACGTGATGGCCGAGCTCGAAGGCGGACGCTACGAGGCGCGCGTCGCGCCCGGCGGTGCGCCCGAGCTGGCAGCGATCTGCACCAAGCTCAACCACCTGGCCGCAACGCTTGGCGAAGCGGTCGAGGACAAGCGGCGCCTGGCTGAACGCGCGGTGTCGCTCCAGGACATCGAGCGCAAGGAGATCGCGCGCGAGCTGCACGACGAGTTCGGGCCGTATCTGTTCTCGCTGCGCGCGCATGCCAGCGCACTGGCGAAACAGGCGGACGGGCGCGAGCCGAGTGCGGAGGCCGTGCGAAAACACGGCAGCGCCATGATGGAGCAGATCAACGCGCTCCAGCAGTTCAACCGCCGCGTCCTGGAGCGGCTGCGGCCCGTCGGCCTTGCCGAGCTCGGCCTGCGCCAGGCGCTGGAATCGCTGTCGCGGCTGTGGCGGGAATCGCATCCCGACGTCAGAATCGAGACCACGATCTCGCCGGCGCTAGGCCCGACCGGCGAGACCGCCGATCTCACCATCTACCGCATCGTGCAGGAGGCGCTCACCAACGTGTTTCGCCATGCCGGCGCGACCGCGGTCAATGTCGTCATCGAGCCGGTCGAGCAGACCGGCGGCCGCTGCTGCGCGCGGGTTCGCGTCAGCGACAATGGCCGCGGCATGGAGCCGGGCCAGAAGCTCGGCTTCGGTCTCGTCGGCATGCGCGAGCGGATTCTGGCGCTGGGCGGCACGCTCAACGTCGTCTCCGGCGACGGCGGTCTGACCGTCGAGGCGCTGGTTCCGACGGCGGCATCCTGA
- a CDS encoding TonB-dependent receptor: MGNHLWFERLGFKRLEFKRLGFKRRWLVTSVSAGLVCASAAMAAQDEETNVQNLPPVEVSAPPPAARRPAPTRPVTRVAGTPSSRPKARIYVYPTAPGTGRGLDVDKVPSAVNAIDASQIKRTGSLNVTDALRDNIAGVNISEVTGNPFQPNVEFRGFVASPITGTPQGLAVYQNGVRINEAFSDAVNWDLIPTAAIRSAALVTNNPAFGLNALGGAVNLQMKDGFTYQGAELDVMGGSFGRIQGSAQWGKTVDKTYGVYAALEGLHDNGFRNFSQSDVRRFYGDVGYKAGDSEFHANMGVAKNDFGASATTPAELLDKYWGATYTTPQTTSNRVGYLNLTGKVDATPAWTLEGTAHVRRYEQKLVDGNPTDVQECAVAGLLCFGDGTTPANGTNGVQLANPFAPGTILGEIDRSSIRSTTFGVSGQATNTDQLLGHDNRLVMGASYDASVTRYNATAEIGTIGENYVLGGSGLFLGPTGVPDIVAGPVSLRTVNQYNGLYAMDTFNVTDAFAVTGGGRFNVARISLEDQLGTNLNGDHTFMRFNPVIGGTYKINPELTAYAGYSEANRVPTPLELGCADPVRPCLLAAFLVSDPALKQVVAKTVEAGFRGTKELNIGSLGWKIGSFRATNDDDIVAIPVPGRTGFGYFSNVGRTRRQGLEAEVNIKSPTLQFQASYAFIDARFLDALTIGSHSPFADASGNIQVSPGNQLPAIPRHRVKVGVDYAVTDVWRVGGNALFVSSQYLVGDESNQYAKLPSYTVFNLHTSYQVTKNIQLYGKIDNIFDKRYATYGQFFDRQAVPNFTNGGADFTDPRSLSPARPRAFYAGMRVTF; this comes from the coding sequence ATGGGCAATCATCTTTGGTTCGAGCGTCTTGGGTTCAAGCGTCTTGAGTTCAAGCGTCTTGGGTTCAAGCGTCGTTGGTTGGTGACCTCAGTGTCGGCGGGGCTGGTCTGCGCGAGCGCTGCGATGGCGGCGCAGGACGAGGAGACCAACGTTCAGAACCTGCCGCCGGTCGAGGTGTCGGCGCCGCCGCCGGCCGCGCGGCGTCCCGCGCCGACGCGGCCGGTCACGCGCGTGGCGGGGACGCCGTCGTCCCGCCCCAAGGCGCGCATCTACGTCTACCCGACCGCGCCGGGCACCGGCCGCGGTCTCGACGTGGACAAGGTCCCGTCGGCCGTCAACGCCATCGATGCCAGCCAGATCAAGCGCACCGGTTCGCTCAACGTCACCGACGCGCTGCGCGACAACATCGCCGGCGTCAACATCAGCGAGGTCACCGGCAATCCGTTCCAGCCCAACGTCGAATTCCGCGGCTTCGTTGCTTCGCCCATAACCGGCACCCCGCAGGGCCTCGCGGTCTACCAGAACGGCGTCCGCATCAACGAAGCCTTCTCTGACGCGGTCAATTGGGACCTGATTCCGACCGCCGCGATCCGGTCGGCGGCGCTGGTGACCAACAATCCCGCCTTCGGCCTTAATGCGCTCGGCGGCGCCGTCAACTTGCAAATGAAGGACGGCTTCACCTATCAGGGCGCCGAGCTCGATGTGATGGGCGGCTCGTTCGGCCGCATCCAGGGCTCGGCGCAATGGGGCAAGACCGTCGACAAGACCTACGGCGTCTATGCTGCGCTCGAAGGCCTGCACGACAACGGCTTCCGCAACTTCTCGCAATCGGATGTGCGCCGCTTCTATGGCGACGTCGGCTACAAGGCCGGCGACAGCGAATTCCACGCCAATATGGGCGTCGCCAAGAACGATTTCGGCGCCAGCGCCACCACTCCCGCCGAGCTGCTCGACAAATATTGGGGCGCGACCTACACGACACCGCAGACCACGAGCAACCGCGTCGGCTATCTCAACCTGACCGGCAAGGTCGATGCGACGCCGGCTTGGACGCTCGAAGGCACCGCGCATGTGCGAAGGTACGAGCAGAAGCTCGTCGACGGCAATCCGACCGACGTGCAGGAATGCGCTGTTGCCGGGCTGTTGTGCTTCGGCGACGGTACGACGCCGGCGAACGGCACGAATGGCGTGCAGCTTGCCAACCCCTTTGCTCCCGGGACCATCCTCGGCGAGATCGACCGCAGCTCGATCCGCTCGACCACCTTCGGCGTGTCGGGCCAGGCCACCAACACCGACCAGCTGCTCGGGCACGACAACCGCCTCGTGATGGGCGCAAGCTATGACGCCAGCGTCACGCGCTACAACGCCACCGCCGAGATCGGTACGATCGGAGAGAACTACGTCCTCGGCGGCAGCGGCCTGTTCCTGGGCCCGACCGGCGTGCCTGACATCGTCGCAGGTCCGGTCTCACTGCGGACCGTCAACCAATATAACGGCCTCTACGCGATGGACACGTTCAACGTCACCGATGCCTTCGCCGTCACCGGCGGCGGCCGCTTCAACGTCGCGCGCATCTCGCTGGAGGACCAGCTCGGCACCAACCTCAATGGCGATCACACGTTCATGCGCTTCAATCCGGTGATCGGCGGCACCTATAAGATCAATCCGGAGCTGACCGCCTATGCCGGCTATTCCGAGGCCAACCGCGTGCCGACGCCGCTCGAGCTCGGCTGCGCCGATCCCGTGAGGCCGTGCCTGCTCGCGGCGTTCCTCGTCTCCGACCCGGCTCTGAAGCAGGTCGTCGCCAAGACAGTCGAGGCGGGCTTCCGCGGCACCAAGGAGCTGAACATCGGCTCGCTTGGCTGGAAGATCGGCAGCTTTCGCGCCACCAATGATGACGATATCGTCGCCATTCCCGTTCCCGGCCGCACCGGGTTCGGCTATTTCTCCAATGTCGGCCGCACCCGGCGGCAGGGCCTCGAGGCCGAGGTCAATATCAAGTCGCCGACGCTGCAATTCCAGGCGAGCTACGCCTTTATCGACGCACGCTTCCTCGATGCGTTGACGATCGGCTCCCACAGCCCGTTCGCCGACGCCAGCGGCAACATCCAGGTCTCGCCCGGCAATCAGCTCCCCGCGATCCCGCGCCACCGCGTCAAGGTCGGTGTCGACTATGCGGTGACCGATGTCTGGAGGGTGGGCGGCAACGCGCTGTTCGTCTCCAGCCAATATCTGGTCGGCGACGAGTCCAACCAGTATGCCAAGCTGCCGTCCTACACTGTGTTCAACCTCCACACCTCCTACCAGGTGACGAAGAACATCCAGCTCTACGGCAAGATCGACAATATCTTCGACAAGCGCTACGCGACCTACGGCCAGTTCTTCGATCGCCAAGCCGTGCCCAACTTCACCAATGGCGGCGCCGACTTCACCGATCCGCGCTCGCTGAGTCCGGCAAGGCCGCGCGCGTTCTATGCGGGCATGCGGGTGACGTTCTAA
- a CDS encoding MBL fold metallo-hydrolase, whose product MKQETDMNLHNTSYPATAKPEELVPSRYAVKVGEIDVLVISDGVLPLPSAMLAHNADPSVRAAWLDDMFLPPDAFDWALNVVVVRSGAQTILIDAGLGLDPDLHLPRAGQLVKRLEAAGIDLASVTDVVLTHMHMDHVGGLLVEGVKERLRPDLRIHVAAAEVKFWEAPDFSRVSMPPGFPDALRATAKRFANEYHNQLRTFDDEHEVAPGVVVRRTGGHTPGHSVVRVASGGDRLTFAGDLVFTVGFEHPDWHNGFEHDPEEAARVRIDLLRELAANRELLVATHMPFPSVGHVAVAGDAFRWVPAFWDY is encoded by the coding sequence CTGAAACAGGAGACAGACATGAACCTGCACAACACCTCATATCCCGCGACTGCGAAACCCGAAGAGCTCGTCCCGTCCCGCTACGCGGTGAAGGTCGGCGAGATCGACGTGCTCGTGATCAGCGACGGCGTGCTGCCGCTGCCATCCGCGATGCTGGCCCACAACGCCGACCCGTCCGTCCGGGCAGCCTGGCTGGACGACATGTTCCTGCCGCCGGATGCGTTCGACTGGGCGCTGAACGTGGTCGTGGTGCGCAGCGGCGCGCAGACCATCCTGATCGACGCGGGTCTCGGGCTGGACCCGGACCTGCACCTGCCGCGGGCCGGGCAGCTGGTCAAGCGGCTGGAGGCCGCCGGCATCGACCTGGCATCCGTCACCGACGTGGTGCTGACCCACATGCACATGGACCATGTCGGCGGCTTGCTGGTCGAGGGCGTGAAAGAGCGGCTGCGTCCGGACCTGCGAATCCACGTGGCGGCCGCCGAGGTCAAGTTCTGGGAGGCGCCCGATTTCTCCCGCGTCTCCATGCCGCCAGGATTTCCGGACGCGCTTCGGGCCACCGCCAAGCGGTTCGCGAACGAGTACCATAACCAGCTGCGGACGTTCGACGATGAGCACGAGGTTGCGCCGGGCGTCGTCGTCCGCCGCACCGGTGGCCACACTCCCGGACACAGCGTGGTCCGCGTGGCCTCCGGCGGCGACCGGCTGACATTCGCCGGCGACCTCGTGTTCACCGTCGGGTTCGAGCACCCGGATTGGCACAACGGCTTCGAGCACGATCCCGAAGAGGCGGCCCGCGTCCGGATCGACCTTTTGCGGGAGCTGGCGGCGAACCGCGAGCTGCTGGTGGCCACGCACATGCCGTTCCCGTCGGTCGGCCATGTCGCGGTCGCCGGCGACGCCTTTCGCTGGGTGCCGGCGTTCTGGGACTACTGA